The following coding sequences lie in one Oncorhynchus nerka isolate Pitt River linkage group LG14, Oner_Uvic_2.0, whole genome shotgun sequence genomic window:
- the LOC115141844 gene encoding suppressor of cytokine signaling 5-like, which yields MSQPKESGDRGKDRERGARPKVRQSRSEERRDAGGRGKKKGHTSREQQAAERPVSDGFEYGDLLTGLEPRDRCSSSPLKEGRRWQGQEGVTSLSQDRGTARLAQGTLEPPASEAEGRGAGGIRTLRQKIQDAMGQCFPIKTNTPSLSSSTQQVFMPQAAAAASSRRKIHLSELMLDDCPFAAGTELAQKWYLIKQHTAPISTPPIVDTLVVSTSASASNMAAVVEDVDDRLRERRRISIEQGVEPPPNAEIHTFEVTAQINPLYKLGPKLAHGMNELAGDDRATIHQQQQLLLQRQQQHQLLLQSCLDTLDEAVAVAASSSASASALVPFCEAASVPDPVDDPQVTASVQPTRAAVPQAEGPPTQDGYRIHTQIDYIHCLVPDLLQITNLPCYWGVMDRYEAETLLEGKPEGTFLLRDSAQEDYLFSVSFRRYGRSLHARIEQWNHNFSFDVHDPSVFHAPTVTGLLEHYKDPNSCMFFEPLLSNPIHRTLPFSLQHVCRAVISSRTTYDGINVLPIPNTLKKHLKEYHYKQRVRVRKMDTWWE from the coding sequence ATGTCTCAACCGAAGGAGTCAGGCGATCGTGGGAAAGACAGGGAGCGGGGCGCCCGTCCCAAGGTGAGACAGAGCCGgtctgaggagagaagagatgccgGTGGAAGAGGAAAGAAAAAAGGCCATACGTCCCGTGAGCAGCAAGCTGCGGAGCGGCCTGTCAGCGATGGGTTTGAGTATGGGGATCTGCTGACTGGTCTAGAGCCCAGGGACcgctgctcctcctctcccctgaaaGAGGGCAGGAGATGGCAGGGTCAGGAGGGGGTCACTTCACTCAGCCAGGACAGGGGGACAGCCAGGCTGGCACAGGGGACACTTGAGCCACCAGCCAGTGAGGCTGAGGGCAGGGGGGCAGGTGGCATTCGCACACTCCGCCAAAAGATTCAGGATGCCATGGGGCAGTGTTTCCCCATAAAGACCAACACTCCATCATTGTCCAGTTCCACTCAGCAGGTCTTCATGCCACAAGCTGCAGCTGCTGCCTCCTCACGCCGCAAGATCCACCTTAGTGAACTCATGTTGGACGACTGTCCCTTCGCTGCAGGCACCGAGCTGGCTCAGAAGTGGTACCTCATCAAGCAGCACACAGCCCCCATCTCCACACCTCCTATAGTGGACACCTTGGTGGTCAGCACTAGTGCCTCTGCCTCAAACATGGCCGCCGTGGTGGAGGATGTGGATGACCGGTTACGAGAGCGCAGGCGCATCAGCATTGAGCAAGGCGTAGAGCCACCTCCCAACGCAGAGATCCACACGTTTGAGGTGACGGCCCAGATCAACCCGCTGTACAAGCTGGGGCCCAAACTGGCCCATGGTATGAATGAGCTTGCAGGGGACGACAGGGCTACCATTCACCAGCAACAGCAGCTGCTTCtccagaggcagcagcagcaccagctcCTGCTGCAAAGCTGTCTGGACACTCTGGATGAGGCAGTGGCTGTGGCTGCCTCCTCTTCTGCCTCTGCATCTGCCTTGGTCCCTTTCTGTGAGGCTGCTTCTGTCCCTGACCCCGTGGATGACCCTCAGGTCACAGCCAGCGTCCAGCCAACCAGAGCTGCCGTCCCCCAGGCTGAGGGTCCCCCTACTCAGGACGGCTATCGCATCCACACCCAGATCGACTACATCCACTGTCTGGTGCCTGACCTGTTGCAGATCACTAACCTACCCTGCTACTGGGGTGTGATGGACCGCTATGAGGCAGAGACTCTGCTGGAGGGCAAACCAGAGGGCACCTTCCTCCTCCGCGACTCAGCCCAGGAAGACTACCTCTTCTCCGTCAGCTTCCGCCGCTATGGCCGCTCGCTGCACGCCCGCATCGAGCAGTGGAACCACAACTTCAGCTTCGACGTCCACGATCCAAGTGTGTTCCACGCGCCCACCGTCACAGGGCTGCTGGAGCACTACAAGGACCCCAACTCCTGCATGTTCTTCGAGCCTCTGCTGTCCAACCCCATCCACCGCACCCTGCCCTTCAGCCTGCAGCACGTGTGCAGGGCGGTGATCAGCAGCCGCACCACCTACGACGGCATCAACGTGCTGCCCATCCCCAACACCCTGAAGAAACACCTGAAGGAGTACCATTACAAGCAGAGGGTGAGGGTACGGAAGATGGACACCTGGTGGGAATAA